In Nostoc edaphicum CCNP1411, the sequence ATGCAGTTCGTCATTGTTACTACCTGGAAATGCCGACTACACTTGCTGACGCCCAAAATTTACTTTCTGACCTGATCGCCCGCTATTCACAGCGTGTAGATTATCTGATGATTCGCCTTGAAGAAGCAGAAGGGACTGATATCTTGTTGCGTGGCGACAAGGTAGAAACTCTCAGTGAAGGCATCTCCATTGGTGGACATATTCGCGCTTGTTATAAAGGTGGATGGGGTTTGAGCTGCTTTAACCAACTGGCGACAATTAAGGATCGTATTGAAGAAGCGATCGCAGCTGCGCGGATGGTTGGTGATGAAGAAACTTTACTTGCACCCATTGACCCGGTGCAAGCAGTATGCACTCTCCCACTAAAAGGTACTGATCCCCGCAAAATCTCCCTCTCGAAGAAAAAACAATTGTGCGATCGCTATGCCCAATTGCTCAAAAGCGTTGATGGCCGGGTTACCACTACCTCGGTACGCTATGGAGATAGCGCCCAAAAAGTGATCATAGCTACCTCAGAAGGCACTTTGATCGAGCAATCTTGGGTGGATATGGAAATGCGCTTTGCCGCCACCGCCAGAAATGGCGAAACCGTACAAACTGGACGGGAAACTACTGGCTCTCGCAAAGCTTACGAAGATTTAACTGATTTGGATGAACAGGTAAAAAGTGCAGCTCAAAGAGCGATCGCCGCTTTATCTCTACCATCGGTGAAAGGTAATACTTACACCGTAGTCATTGACCCAATTCTCACGGGTTTATTTGTCCACGAAGCCTTCGGACATCTTTCTGAAGCTGATATGGCTTACGAAAACCCCGATCTCCTGGAAGTTATGACCATTGGACGGCGGTTTGGCCCAGACGAACTCCAAATTTTTGATGGTGCGGCCCCAGAGGGACATCGCGGCAGCTATTTTTATGACGATGAAGGTACACCTGCTACTACAACTCAACTAATTAAAGATGGAGTTTTAGTTGGACGTTTACATTCTCGTGAAACCGCTGGCAAATTGGAGGAAGCACCCACGGGGAACGCACGCTGTCTCAACTATCACTTTACTCCCATTGTGCGGATGACAAATACCTGGATTGAACGCGGTAAAACACCAGTCGAAGACTTATTCACCGATATCAAAGAAGGAGTTTATGCTCGTAATTGGTTGGGTGGGATGACGAATGGAGAAATGTTCACCTTTAGTGCTGGGGAAGCGTGGATGATTAGGAACGGCAAAATTGCTGAACCTGTGCGGGATGTGACGCTTTCAGGAAATGTATTCCAAACATTAGCGGATATTGAAGCACTTGGTGATGATTTTTACTGGGAT encodes:
- a CDS encoding TldD/PmbA family protein produces the protein MPTTLADAQNLLSDLIARYSQRVDYLMIRLEEAEGTDILLRGDKVETLSEGISIGGHIRACYKGGWGLSCFNQLATIKDRIEEAIAAARMVGDEETLLAPIDPVQAVCTLPLKGTDPRKISLSKKKQLCDRYAQLLKSVDGRVTTTSVRYGDSAQKVIIATSEGTLIEQSWVDMEMRFAATARNGETVQTGRETTGSRKAYEDLTDLDEQVKSAAQRAIAALSLPSVKGNTYTVVIDPILTGLFVHEAFGHLSEADMAYENPDLLEVMTIGRRFGPDELQIFDGAAPEGHRGSYFYDDEGTPATTTQLIKDGVLVGRLHSRETAGKLEEAPTGNARCLNYHFTPIVRMTNTWIERGKTPVEDLFTDIKEGVYARNWLGGMTNGEMFTFSAGEAWMIRNGKIAEPVRDVTLSGNVFQTLADIEALGDDFYWDESGGCGKGGQNGLSVGCGGPSLRIRDVVVGGET